The following proteins are encoded in a genomic region of Anaerolineae bacterium:
- a CDS encoding Dihydrodipicolinate synthase family: MGRMTTPTNLQGIFAASITPLLPNGEIDRDGLPVYLSFLARQGCHGALLLGTTGEGPSFSCEEREQILEAALAVRQEQPDFVLLAGTGTPSLEETILLTKTAFSLGYDGVVVLPPYYFRSVKEEGFLAWFEQVLQRAVPEDGKLFLYHIPPMSGVSLSISFLEKLKDRYPDKFVGLKDSSGDETFCQQLGHHFGRQLVVFNGKDNLLPLALKHSAAGCITAGANLFPNLLRRTWEAFQQGDEKEFNRLSDVLQRARPVIDQYPPASALIKGLLPRLTRFPGWQSRLPILPLAEDVLDQAYHLLSEACGNPYV, encoded by the coding sequence ATGGGTCGCATGACGACACCAACCAATTTACAGGGTATTTTTGCCGCTTCGATTACCCCCTTGTTGCCCAACGGAGAGATCGATCGCGACGGGTTGCCTGTTTATCTTAGTTTCCTAGCCCGACAAGGCTGTCATGGCGCTCTTCTGCTCGGCACAACTGGCGAAGGGCCATCTTTTTCCTGTGAGGAACGCGAGCAAATTCTGGAGGCGGCGCTTGCCGTTCGTCAGGAACAGCCTGATTTTGTGCTGCTTGCCGGTACGGGCACGCCAAGTTTGGAGGAAACAATTCTGCTCACCAAAACCGCCTTCTCTCTGGGTTACGACGGCGTGGTTGTCTTGCCACCTTATTATTTCCGCAGTGTAAAAGAAGAGGGATTTCTTGCCTGGTTCGAACAGGTTCTCCAGCGTGCTGTTCCTGAGGATGGAAAACTGTTCCTTTATCACATTCCTCCGATGAGTGGTGTGTCCCTCTCCATTTCCTTTCTCGAAAAACTAAAGGACAGGTATCCCGATAAATTTGTTGGATTGAAGGATTCTTCGGGTGACGAAACCTTTTGTCAGCAATTGGGCCATCACTTTGGCAGGCAATTGGTTGTGTTTAATGGAAAAGACAATCTCTTGCCACTTGCCTTGAAACACAGCGCAGCGGGTTGTATTACCGCAGGGGCAAATTTATTTCCCAATCTCCTGCGTCGCACCTGGGAGGCTTTTCAACAGGGTGATGAAAAGGAGTTCAACCGCCTGAGCGATGTATTGCAGCGAGCGCGTCCGGTCATCGATCAGTATCCGCCTGCCAGTGCCTTGATCAAAGGGCTGCTACCGCGTCTGACCAGGTTTCCTGGCTGGCAAAGCCGTTTACCCATCTTACCGCTTGCAGAAGACGTGCTCGACCAGGCGTATCATCTTCTGAGCGAAGCCTGTGGCAACCCCTACGTCTAA
- a CDS encoding DNA-binding response regulator, LuxR family, which translates to MIRVFLADDHTLVRDGLKFILETEADIRVIGAAGDGKTAVQECLRQKPDVILMDIAMPTINGIEATAQILRQEPSLKVIILSMHETRQHILNALKAGANGYLLKESAGEEVIQAVRAVVQGRRYLSQRIAERILDDYLFLQEMVEQKDPLEKLSERERQVLKLVVEGKSNLEIAQTLFLSIKTVETYRSRIMAKLEINDLPTLVKFAIQHGLISLDE; encoded by the coding sequence ATGATACGCGTCTTCTTAGCTGACGATCACACGCTGGTGCGCGATGGCTTGAAGTTTATCCTCGAGACCGAAGCGGATATTCGCGTCATTGGGGCTGCGGGCGATGGCAAAACGGCTGTCCAGGAGTGCCTGCGCCAGAAACCCGATGTGATCTTGATGGATATTGCCATGCCCACCATCAATGGCATCGAAGCGACGGCTCAGATTCTTCGGCAGGAACCCTCGCTAAAGGTAATTATTCTCTCGATGCACGAAACTCGCCAGCACATCCTCAACGCTTTGAAAGCTGGTGCAAACGGTTATCTGCTCAAAGAGTCTGCCGGCGAAGAGGTCATCCAGGCGGTTCGAGCGGTTGTTCAAGGCAGGCGCTATCTCAGTCAAAGAATTGCCGAGCGTATTCTCGATGATTATCTCTTCCTTCAAGAGATGGTTGAACAAAAGGATCCTTTGGAGAAATTAAGCGAGCGGGAACGTCAGGTGCTAAAGCTTGTTGTGGAGGGGAAAAGTAATCTTGAGATTGCCCAAACCCTGTTTCTTTCTATCAAAACCGTCGAAACTTACCGTAGCCGCATCATGGCAAAACTTGAGATTAACGATTTACCCACTTTGGTTAAATTTGCCATTCAACATGGGTTAATCTCTCTGGATGAGTAA
- a CDS encoding putative two-component system sensor kinase — MDRRLNPDAGWRTPQAISLRTSFLYFTFSCLYILLSDWLLLLFIPSLEAYQQAQTYKGWGFVLVTTLLLFLLLSREERQMIRIYQALEKEREELRHTIGNLEEAYREVKLLAQRCSQIEEVERRRLAGELHDRVGQTLTAINLNLKIVKSLLSEDSARAVHERLQEVQTLIEEAAAQIRDVIAELHPPVVEDFGLAEGLKWLAGRLQKRFDLPLAVSCDEKIGRLPANVEMAFYRVAQSALDNALRHSQATHITLTLRQIADRIEMVVEDNGIGFDPQKILKDKEYPSWGVKIMRERMLAVDGRLEIISEKGKGTRLVASWTKGEAG, encoded by the coding sequence ATGGACAGACGCTTAAACCCTGATGCTGGTTGGCGAACGCCGCAGGCGATTTCTCTCAGGACGTCCTTTCTCTACTTTACCTTTTCCTGCCTGTACATTTTACTCTCGGATTGGCTTCTATTGCTTTTCATTCCCTCCCTCGAGGCCTACCAACAGGCTCAAACCTACAAGGGGTGGGGTTTTGTGCTGGTAACTACGCTTCTCCTCTTTTTGCTTTTGTCGAGAGAAGAGAGACAGATGATTCGCATTTATCAAGCGCTTGAAAAAGAACGGGAAGAGTTGCGCCATACGATTGGAAATCTGGAAGAAGCCTACCGTGAGGTAAAACTGCTTGCTCAGCGATGCAGCCAGATTGAGGAGGTGGAGCGACGACGATTAGCCGGTGAGTTACACGATCGAGTCGGGCAGACACTCACGGCGATCAATCTCAACCTGAAGATTGTGAAATCCCTCTTATCCGAAGATTCTGCCAGAGCAGTGCACGAAAGGCTACAAGAAGTACAGACCCTGATCGAGGAAGCCGCCGCGCAAATTCGCGATGTCATCGCTGAGTTGCACCCGCCGGTTGTGGAAGATTTCGGATTGGCGGAAGGATTAAAATGGCTTGCCGGGCGTTTGCAGAAACGTTTTGATCTCCCTCTCGCTGTTTCCTGTGATGAAAAGATTGGGAGACTGCCCGCAAATGTGGAGATGGCTTTCTATCGCGTCGCTCAGAGTGCCCTGGATAATGCATTGCGTCATTCCCAGGCTACGCACATCACCCTTACCCTGCGTCAGATCGCGGACAGGATAGAAATGGTGGTTGAAGATAATGGGATTGGCTTCGATCCGCAGAAAATTTTGAAAGACAAAGAGTATCCAAGCTGGGGAGTTAAGATCATGCGGGAACGGATGCTGGCTGTGGATGGACGTCTGGAGATCATAAGCGAGAAAGGCAAGGGGACTCGGCTGGTGGCGAGTTGGACGAAGGGGGAGGCAGGATGA
- a CDS encoding DNA-binding response regulator KdpE: MAVICMKTESLQDFHNLNKTETDMPEKDAKEHRILVVDDHPSLLRSLADLIQNLYPGISIRTAENGRQAIEICQDQTIEVAFIDLKLPDINGFEVTRQIKQFCPQSHVFVMSIYTEEVYRRQALLAGADGFIAKSTLDVEVPLVLATLY, translated from the coding sequence ATGGCTGTCATCTGTATGAAAACGGAATCTTTACAGGATTTCCATAATTTGAATAAAACGGAAACTGATATGCCCGAAAAAGATGCTAAAGAACACCGGATTCTGGTCGTTGATGACCACCCGTCTCTGCTCAGGTCTTTAGCGGACCTGATCCAGAATCTTTATCCAGGCATCTCCATTCGAACTGCAGAGAACGGGCGGCAGGCGATTGAGATTTGCCAGGATCAAACGATCGAAGTGGCGTTCATTGATCTCAAATTACCCGATATCAATGGCTTCGAAGTCACGCGACAGATAAAGCAATTTTGTCCTCAAAGCCACGTTTTCGTTATGTCAATTTACACTGAAGAAGTTTATCGGCGACAGGCATTGCTGGCAGGCGCAGACGGGTTTATCGCAAAAAGCACTCTGGATGTCGAAGTACCGTTGGTGTTGGCCACTCTTTATTGA
- a CDS encoding HD-hydrolase domain: MINLLGSMMDFLLDEIVLIDSNGEILWVNQAWRDFARENDADAETREGVGLNYFEICRKAVQRGDLIAQEVLRGLQEVSQGERTEFVTDYPCQTPRGELWYKMRAIPLHGGNYVMISHHDSSARVYAEHAYHTESDRFYSLINSMADIIFLLDTEGRHVGVYGQWLEKYALSPEMFLGKTAREILGDEAAKVHEQANQRALAGENVIYEWSYQDQNGEHVIQTHLSPLRGLDGRIQGIVGVGRDLTERVKIEHLMKVQTENLKRLNELAAYLQGLQTPEEVYKAISQQVAEILSAPKALIAIRDREADLLIAQLPAYGFTLPELNLFRFSVSEGQKIWDFDKQGSLLANRLEDLPEGFRAFAQALNCHSVLAVQVDVREHMGGLILAANKANGFNEQDRQMLELIARQAGGVLTRLQLYQRLQAQLNELQVLQLVSACGVQAESEDELIASVTQIVGDTLYPNNFGVLLFSQTWGGLKPHPSYRGATPAAMQGVYHLGEGSIAGMVAQTRRALRIDDVTHEKNYFPANPQTRSELCVPLLIGEEILGVLNVESKEIKAFSRDDERLMSTIAGLLASALLRLRRAESERHARRVAESLVKTAHSLSSELETEGVLQKIFESLGDFVNYRSATIVWMDRKPKSRVLHSAPSITSDEAWVEFAQRFLEADTPETQWIEIDPGGAIRTCEDFNEALGCSGIVSPLSDHQLPRGILALEGVKALPWDEKPLQLVTAFAEQAGLSFQNSSLYAQAIQDSQRQAALHRASQQLIEAGYDFEAIYQTIHRAVEAVMPTEALVISMVGETGDQIQIEYAIDRGGRVDKQAIPSGQGLSGWVIEQGISLLVDDLLHERRIKERAIYFGSDEPIRSLIAVPLRHHQQVLGMISAQSYTPFAYTREDLEWLEIIAANAAGVIQNARLYRQTQLRADEMAALLETTQDLSAILEVSSALRVILERITRLLEVAGGAIFLYDSQHKRLELAAVKNIPLSATGNWETGERVAARVAGERRPFQVENETLLNEPFGGQSPVYFSQTLGVPMICGGELIGVLIVQALSTNHRELTSRDLDLLQMFATHAASAVQVARSFDRSQQRLRELEVINDLSKSLRSAFTSEEIIRALLDETSRLFGSEAGAVWLYDPQTMKLIPRLVKGWLQEIKLDPLAIGEGLVGWVFEHGQPLRCAEFVRDERATDQFRSQARPGWGGIVMPIASTHETIGAFVIGYPINQSINEDELKIISAFCEIAGNALQRVRAAEHLERNLQRLMALRTIDNAINSSLDLSLTLDVLLEQVTAHVHADAVDILLYDPQTFSLRMVAQRGYRSVFMNPIQIPINNGILANVLNERRIQILTDLAESFLDNIRQAFIKSEGFRTYIALPLVAKGQIVGIMELFQRASKFVPPEELDFLETLSGQAAIAIDNANLFDNLQKINTQLSLAYDSTLEGWARALELRDNETEGHSRRVTDLTLRLAQALGVPETDLLHIRRGTLLHDIGKMGIPDEILRKPGPLSDEEWEIMRQHPVLAYQLLRPIQYLEKAAVIPYCHHERWDGSGYPQGLKGEQIPFAARIFAVVDVYDALTSDRPYRLAWSKEEAKDFLKKNAGKLFDPQVVDVFLSLID; the protein is encoded by the coding sequence ATGATCAATCTGCTTGGCTCCATGATGGATTTTCTGCTCGATGAAATTGTTTTGATCGATTCGAATGGAGAGATCTTATGGGTTAATCAGGCCTGGCGAGATTTTGCCCGGGAAAACGATGCTGATGCCGAAACGCGCGAAGGTGTCGGACTGAATTATTTTGAGATCTGCCGCAAAGCAGTCCAGAGGGGTGATCTTATTGCGCAAGAAGTTTTGAGGGGATTACAGGAAGTCTCTCAAGGTGAGAGAACTGAATTTGTAACGGATTACCCCTGTCAGACACCGCGCGGAGAGTTATGGTACAAAATGCGAGCAATTCCCCTCCATGGGGGAAATTATGTAATGATCAGTCATCACGATAGCAGCGCTCGTGTTTATGCCGAACATGCCTATCACACGGAGAGCGACCGATTTTATTCCCTGATCAATTCGATGGCGGACATCATTTTTCTGTTAGACACCGAAGGCCGCCATGTTGGAGTTTACGGACAATGGCTTGAGAAATATGCCCTAAGCCCGGAAATGTTCCTTGGTAAGACGGCGAGAGAGATTCTGGGTGATGAAGCGGCTAAGGTGCATGAACAGGCAAACCAACGCGCTCTGGCAGGGGAGAATGTGATCTATGAATGGAGCTATCAAGACCAAAACGGTGAACACGTAATCCAGACCCACCTCTCTCCACTGCGGGGTTTGGACGGGCGGATTCAAGGAATTGTGGGTGTTGGCAGAGACTTAACCGAGCGGGTAAAGATTGAACATTTAATGAAGGTGCAGACCGAAAACCTGAAACGTTTGAATGAATTGGCAGCTTATCTGCAGGGATTACAGACACCCGAAGAGGTTTACAAGGCGATTTCTCAACAGGTGGCGGAAATCCTCTCGGCTCCCAAAGCTCTGATTGCAATCCGCGATCGAGAGGCTGACCTTTTGATAGCCCAATTGCCCGCCTATGGTTTTACGCTGCCTGAGTTAAACCTTTTCCGCTTTTCGGTCAGCGAGGGGCAAAAGATTTGGGATTTTGACAAACAAGGCTCTCTCCTGGCAAACCGCCTGGAAGATTTACCCGAAGGATTTCGCGCTTTTGCTCAAGCCCTCAACTGTCACTCTGTGCTGGCTGTCCAGGTGGATGTCAGGGAACACATGGGAGGATTGATCCTGGCGGCGAATAAAGCCAATGGGTTTAACGAGCAGGATCGCCAGATGCTTGAACTAATCGCCCGCCAGGCAGGGGGCGTGCTCACCCGTTTACAGCTTTACCAGCGCCTTCAGGCTCAGTTGAATGAACTTCAGGTACTTCAACTGGTATCAGCCTGTGGGGTGCAGGCTGAGTCAGAAGATGAACTGATCGCTTCGGTAACGCAGATTGTGGGCGACACCCTCTATCCGAATAACTTTGGTGTCCTTTTATTCTCGCAGACATGGGGTGGGTTAAAGCCTCATCCCAGTTACCGGGGAGCGACTCCTGCGGCGATGCAGGGGGTCTATCACCTTGGCGAAGGAAGTATCGCAGGGATGGTTGCCCAAACCCGCCGCGCATTGCGGATTGATGATGTGACCCACGAAAAGAATTATTTCCCTGCCAATCCGCAAACCCGTTCTGAGCTTTGCGTTCCCCTTCTAATCGGCGAGGAAATTCTTGGTGTCTTGAATGTGGAAAGTAAAGAGATCAAGGCATTTAGCCGTGACGATGAACGGCTGATGTCTACGATTGCGGGATTGTTGGCTTCCGCCCTGTTACGCCTGCGCCGCGCTGAATCGGAACGCCATGCCCGTCGCGTTGCAGAGTCGTTAGTCAAAACCGCTCATTCGCTTAGCAGTGAACTGGAAACCGAAGGGGTTTTGCAGAAAATATTTGAATCGTTAGGAGATTTTGTCAACTATCGCTCTGCCACGATTGTCTGGATGGACAGGAAGCCCAAATCCCGTGTCCTGCACAGCGCTCCTTCAATAACTTCGGACGAGGCATGGGTGGAGTTTGCTCAACGATTTCTGGAGGCAGATACCCCTGAAACGCAATGGATCGAAATTGACCCAGGAGGAGCGATCCGAACCTGTGAGGATTTTAATGAGGCGCTGGGGTGTAGCGGGATAGTTTCTCCACTTTCAGACCATCAACTGCCGCGAGGCATCCTGGCTTTGGAGGGAGTTAAGGCTTTGCCATGGGATGAAAAACCCCTCCAACTGGTCACTGCGTTTGCAGAACAGGCTGGTCTTTCCTTCCAGAATTCCTCGTTGTATGCCCAGGCAATCCAGGACAGCCAGAGGCAGGCTGCTCTTCATAGAGCAAGCCAGCAACTGATTGAAGCCGGGTACGACTTTGAGGCGATCTATCAAACCATCCATCGGGCGGTCGAAGCGGTTATGCCCACGGAAGCTTTGGTGATCTCTATGGTTGGGGAGACAGGGGATCAAATCCAGATTGAGTATGCGATTGATCGAGGGGGAAGAGTTGATAAACAAGCGATTCCATCAGGTCAGGGATTAAGTGGCTGGGTAATCGAACAGGGAATTTCTTTACTGGTAGATGACCTGCTTCATGAGAGACGGATCAAAGAGCGGGCAATTTATTTTGGCAGCGATGAACCCATTCGGTCCCTGATTGCCGTTCCCCTCCGTCATCATCAGCAGGTATTGGGGATGATCTCTGCGCAAAGTTACACTCCTTTTGCTTATACGCGGGAAGACCTCGAATGGCTGGAAATCATCGCAGCCAATGCCGCAGGAGTTATTCAGAATGCCCGTCTGTATCGTCAGACTCAACTCCGGGCAGATGAGATGGCTGCCCTGTTGGAAACTACACAAGATTTATCCGCAATTCTGGAGGTTTCGAGCGCCTTAAGGGTGATTTTGGAGCGAATAACCCGTCTGCTCGAAGTGGCTGGAGGGGCAATCTTTTTATATGATTCCCAGCACAAACGCTTAGAGCTGGCGGCGGTTAAGAATATCCCTCTTTCTGCGACAGGGAATTGGGAGACTGGAGAGAGGGTAGCTGCGCGGGTCGCAGGGGAGCGAAGACCGTTTCAAGTGGAAAATGAAACGTTATTGAACGAACCTTTCGGCGGTCAAAGCCCTGTGTATTTCTCGCAAACCCTCGGAGTGCCAATGATTTGCGGCGGAGAGCTGATTGGGGTATTGATCGTCCAGGCTCTCTCGACGAACCATCGTGAGTTAACTTCTCGAGATTTAGACCTTCTGCAGATGTTTGCCACGCATGCCGCCTCCGCAGTCCAGGTGGCGCGCTCCTTTGATCGATCTCAGCAAAGACTGCGCGAATTGGAAGTGATCAACGATTTATCCAAATCCTTGAGAAGTGCTTTCACCAGTGAAGAGATCATCAGGGCATTGTTGGATGAAACCAGCCGCCTGTTTGGGAGTGAAGCCGGCGCGGTATGGTTGTACGACCCCCAAACGATGAAGTTGATACCTCGCCTGGTAAAGGGATGGCTTCAAGAGATCAAACTAGATCCGCTTGCCATTGGGGAAGGGCTGGTGGGCTGGGTATTTGAACACGGTCAACCCTTGCGATGTGCAGAATTCGTGCGCGACGAGCGGGCAACCGATCAATTTCGCAGCCAGGCTCGCCCTGGTTGGGGGGGAATTGTTATGCCAATTGCTTCAACTCATGAAACCATTGGCGCTTTCGTGATTGGATATCCAATTAACCAATCTATTAACGAAGATGAGTTAAAAATCATCAGTGCCTTTTGCGAGATTGCCGGCAACGCTTTACAGCGCGTGCGTGCCGCAGAGCACCTCGAAAGAAACCTGCAGCGCCTGATGGCTCTACGGACAATTGATAATGCCATCAATTCGAGTCTGGATTTGAGTCTGACTTTAGATGTTTTGTTAGAACAGGTAACGGCACACGTCCATGCGGATGCAGTGGATATCCTACTTTACGACCCACAAACCTTTTCCCTGAGGATGGTGGCTCAGCGAGGGTATCGTTCAGTTTTCATGAATCCAATTCAAATTCCCATCAACAATGGGATACTGGCAAATGTTCTCAATGAACGCCGCATTCAAATCCTTACTGATCTTGCCGAGAGTTTTTTAGATAACATACGCCAGGCGTTTATAAAAAGCGAAGGATTTCGTACCTATATTGCTCTGCCGCTGGTTGCCAAAGGTCAAATTGTGGGCATCATGGAACTTTTCCAGCGCGCCTCGAAGTTTGTGCCGCCAGAAGAGTTGGATTTCCTGGAAACCTTAAGCGGTCAGGCAGCCATTGCCATTGATAACGCCAATCTGTTCGATAATCTCCAGAAAATTAACACCCAACTTTCCCTTGCCTACGATTCGACTCTGGAGGGTTGGGCAAGGGCGTTAGAATTGAGGGACAACGAGACGGAGGGCCACAGTCGGCGGGTTACAGACCTGACGCTGAGATTAGCTCAAGCATTGGGAGTTCCTGAAACAGATTTGCTCCATATCCGTCGCGGCACTTTGTTGCATGATATCGGCAAAATGGGCATACCGGACGAGATCTTGCGCAAGCCTGGACCTTTGAGCGATGAGGAATGGGAGATCATGAGGCAACATCCTGTTCTGGCTTATCAATTGCTTCGCCCAATTCAATATCTCGAGAAAGCCGCCGTTATTCCTTATTGTCACCACGAGCGGTGGGATGGATCGGGGTATCCGCAAGGTTTGAAGGGAGAGCAGATCCCCTTTGCAGCACGCATCTTTGCCGTGGTGGATGTATACGATGCCTTAACCTCCGATCGTCCTTATCGGCTTGCATGGAGCAAAGAAGAAGCTAAGGATTTCCTGAAAAAGAATGCAGGTAAGCTGTTTGATCCACAAGTGGTGGATGTCTTTCTGAGCTTGATAGACTGA